A region from the Microtus ochrogaster isolate Prairie Vole_2 unplaced genomic scaffold, MicOch1.0 UNK43, whole genome shotgun sequence genome encodes:
- the Eif2b5 gene encoding translation initiation factor eIF-2B subunit epsilon, producing the protein MAATATPPGTAAARANKRGGGGQGGGGTQGTEEEPPPPLQAVLVADSFNRRFFPISKDQPRVLLPLANVALIDYTLEFLTATGVQETFVFCCWKASQIKEHLLKSKWCHPTSPNVVRIITSDLYRSLGDVLRDVDAKALVRSDFLLIYGDVVSNINITKALEEHRLRRKLEKNVSVMTMIFKESSPSHPTRCHEDNVVVAVDSATNRILHFQKTQGLRRFSFPLNLFQGSGDGVEIRYDLLDCHISICSPQVAQLFTDNFDYQTRDDFVRGLLVNEEVLGNQIHLHVTTREYGARVSNLHMYSAVCADVIRRWVYPLTPEVNFTDSTTQSYTHSRHNIYRGPRVSLGHGSVLEENVLLGAGTVIGSNCSITNSVIGPNCHIGDNVVLNQAYLWQGVRVAAGSQIHQSLLCDKAEVKERVTLKPHCVLTSQVVVGPDITLPEGSVISLHPPDAEEDEDDGQFSDDSGANQEKEKVKLKGYNPAEVGFEGQGYLWKAADVNTAEEEELGQSLWGLTINMEEESETESERSMDSEELDSWAGSPQLDDVKVFQNEVLGTLQRGKEENISCDNLVLEINSLKYAYNISLKEVMQVLSHVVLEFPLQQMDSLFDPNRYCAMLLPLLKAWSPVFKNYIKRAADHLEALAAIEDFFLEHEALVTSMAKVLMAFYQLEILAEETILSWFSQRDITDKGQQLRKNGQLQRFIQWLKEAEEESSEDD; encoded by the exons ATGGCAGCCACTGCGACTCCACCTGGGACTGCAGCCGCCCGAGCGAACaagcgcggcggcggcggccagGGCGGAGGAGGAACCCAGGGTACGGAGGAGGAGCCGCCGCCGCCCCTCCAGGCCGTTCTAGTGGCGGATAGCTTCAACCGCCGCTTCTTCCCCATCTCCAAGGACCAGCCTCGG GTCCTCTTGCCCCTGGCCAATGTGGCGCTAATCGACTACACGCTGGAATTCCTGACTGCCACCGGTGTGCAGGAAACCTTTGTCTTTTGCTGCTGGAAGGCTTCTCAGATCAAGGAACACTTATT GAAATCCAAGTGGTGCCATCCTACATCCCCCAACGTTGTTCGAATAATTACATCAGACCTTTACCGATCACTAGGAGATGTCCTCCGTGATGTCGATGCCAAGGCCTTGGTGCGCTCTGACTTCCTTCTGATATATGGAGATGTCGTCTCAAATATCAACATTACCAAAGCCCTAGAGGAACACAG GTTAAGACGCAAGCTAGAAAAGAATGTGTCCGTGATGACGATGATCTTCAAAGAGTCATCGCCCAGCCACCCTACACGCTGCCACGAGGACAATGTGGTGGTGGCTGTGGACAGTGCCACCAACCGAATTCTGcatttccagaagacccaaggcCTGCGGCGGTTTTCGTTTCCCTTG AACCTGTTCCAGGGCAGTGGAGACGGAGTGGAGATTCGCTATGACTTGCTGGACTGTCACATCAGCATCTGCTCTCCTCAG GTAGCTCAGCTCTTCACAGACAACTTTGACTATCAAACTCGAGATGATTTTGTGCGAGGTCTGCTAGTGAATGAGGAG gTCCTCGGGAACCAGATCCACCTGCATGTGACAACTAGGGAGTATGGTGCCCGGGTCTCCAACCTACACATGTACTCAGCCGTTTGTGCTGACGTCATCCGCCGATGGGTCTACCCTCTCACTCCAGAAGTGAACTTCACTGACAGCACCACACAGAGCTACACTCATTCCCGACACAACATCTACCGAGGGCCTCGAGTCAGCCTGGGCCACGGCAGTGTCCTGGAGGAGAATGTGCTTCTGGGAGCTGGCACTGTCATCGGCAGCAACTGCTCCATCACCAACAGTGTCATTGGCCCTAACTGCCACATTG GTGATAATGTGGTGCTGAACCAGGCCTACCTGTGGCAGGGAGTTCGAGTGGCTGCTGGATCACAAATACACCAGTCTCTGCTCTGTGACAAAGCTGAAGTCAAGGAACGAGTTACTCTGAAGCCACACTGTGTCCTTACTTCCCAG gTGGTTGTGGGCCCAGATATCACGCTGCCTGAGGGCTCGGTGATCTCTTTGCACCCTCCGGAtgcagaggaagatgaagatgatggcCAGTTTAGTGATGATTCTGGGGCTAatcaggaaaaggagaaagtgaagttGAAAG GTTACAATCCAGCAGAAGTGGGCTTTGAAGGCCAGGGATACCTCTGGAAAGCTGCAGATGTGAACACGGCGGAAGAGGAGGAACTAGGGCAGAGTCTGTGGG gaCTCACCATCAATATGGAAGAGGAAAGCGAGACTGAGAGTGAGCGAAGTATGGACTCTGAGGAGCTGGACAGCTGGGCTGGGTCCCCTCAACTGGATGACGTCAAAG TCTTCCAGAATGAGGTCCTGGGAACACTGCAGCGAggcaaagaggaaaatatttcctGTGACAATCTAGTCCTGGAGATCAACTCTCTCAA GTATGCCTACAACATTAGCCTGAAGGAAGTGATGCAGGTCCTGAGTCATGTAGTCCTGGAGTTCCCCCTGCAGCAAATGGACTCCCTGTTTGACCCAAACCGCTACTGTGCCATGCTGCTTCCT CTGCTCAAAGCCTGGAGCCCTGTTTTTAAGAACTACATAAAGCGAGCAGCTGACCATTTGGAAGCACTGGCAGCCATCGAGGACTTCTTCTTGGAGCATGAAGCTCTTGTCACTTCCATGGCCAAG GTTCTGATGGCTTTTTATCAGCTGGAGATCTTGGCTGAGGAAACAATCTTGAGCTGGTTCAGTCAAAGAGACATAACTGACAAAGGCCAGCAGTTGCGCAAGAATGGACAG CTGCAGAGGTTCATCCAGTGGCtgaaagaggcagaagaggagtcATCTGAAGATGATTGA